The following are from one region of the Salvia hispanica cultivar TCC Black 2014 chromosome 1, UniMelb_Shisp_WGS_1.0, whole genome shotgun sequence genome:
- the LOC125216979 gene encoding serine/threonine-protein phosphatase 7 long form homolog — MHDRVLGHIERMGFGGVYRCGKPKMLDASLIGALIERWRPETHTFHLPVGEATVTLQDVEMLWGLRVDGEPVILTQVNHTREYWVDTCLSLLGIEPSQAELKLGGFNATTLKDVVRHRLDDDLPEYYYMRHARIFVLLLLGCLILPDTSGRKIPFHHILLLDDENQCSQLSWGAAALATLYHYLCEASCQKQKNIGGPLALLQMWAWERIPNIRPEIVDRVEYDGTTPCGIMWRGRLNVGRAPQHVQSYYREQLAHLHDNQFIWEPYLDRRPLPEECMRGMDVWACTNYLICYHIVEPYLGHRVARQFGNPQHIFLNETQFHNYERWESTRRSKSSVNWLTHHAYYVQYWRNRGEIEQQVYPDASNTDYMNWFRKITVTYITRPGIHGQPGIHETASTHTMMLETLVNVYHCLSGSETAYH; from the exons ATGCATGACCGAGTGTTGGGGCATATAGAGCGGATGGGTTTTGGTGGCGTGTACCGTTGTGGAAAGCCAAAAATGTTGGACGCTTCACTTATTGGGGCATTAATTGAGAGGTGGCGTCCCGAGACACACACGTTTCACCTTCCAGTTGGTGAAGCTACAGTGACCCTTCAAGATGTCGAGATGCTTTGGGGTTTAAGGGTTGATGGTGAACCAGTTATCCTTACACAAGTGAACCACACGAGAGAGTACTGGGTGGATACGTGTTTGTCGCTTTTAGGTATAGAACCTAGTCAAGCTGAATTGAAGTTGGGGGGATTTAATGCCACTACACTGAAGGATGTTGTTAGACACCGTCTTGACGACGATCTACCCGAGTATTATTACATGCGGCATGCACGTATATTTGTGCTACTCCTACTAGGTTGTTTGATCCTCCCAGACACTTCGGGGAGAAAAATTCCCTTCCACCACATTCTATTACTAGATGACGAGAATCAGTGTTCACAACTTAGTTGGGGTGCAGCAGCGCTTGCCACTTTATATCACTACCTTTGTGAAGCTTCGTGTCAAAAGCAGAAAAATATCGGTGGCCCATTGGCCCTTCTACAGATGTGGGCTTGGGAGAGGATACCCAATATTCGACCCGAGATAGTTGATAGGGTTGAGTATGATGGTACGACACCATGTGGAATAAT GTGGAGGGGGCGATTGAATGTGGGTAGAGCCCCGCAACATGTTCAAAGTTATTATAGGGAACAATTGGCTCATTTGCACGACAATCAG tttatttggGAGCCGTATTTGGATCGTCGCCCTCTACCAGAGGAGTGCATGCGTGGGATGGATGTTTGGGCGTGCACTAACTACCTCATTTGCTATCATATTGTGGAGCCGTATTTGGGTCATCGAGTTGCACGACAGTTTGGAAACCCCcaacatatttttcttaatgagACTCAATTTCACAATTATGAGAGATGGGAAAGTACAAGGCGAAGTAAGTCATCCGTAAACTGGCTAACTCATCATGCTTACTACGTTCAGTATTGGAGGAACCGGGGAGAAATAGAACAACAGGTGTATCCAGATGCCTCGAATACTGACTACATGAATTGGTTTCGGAAAATCACTGTGACTTACATTACTAGACCCGGCATCCATGGCCAGCCAGGCATCCATGAGACTGCCTCTACACATACGATGAtg TTGGAGACGTTGGTCAATGTGTATCACTGCCTTAGCGGATCTGAGACGGCATATCATTAG
- the LOC125192525 gene encoding protein MAIN-LIKE 1-like: MASSSTGPSPLYCGPEDPSVLYLQPHHITESIISGNDTDTFQPRKLDNNIFQAPMHDRVLGHIERMGFGGVYRCGKPKMLDASLIGALIERWRPETHTFHLPVGEATVTLQDVEMLWGLRVDGEPVILTQVNHTREYWVDTCLSLLGIEPSQAELKLGGFNATTLKDVVRHRLDDDLPEYYYMRHARIFVLLLLGCLILPDTSGRKIPFHHILLLDDENQCSQLSWGAAALATLYHYLCEASNGIIINWTVPFVLWSRRPERTLLATASYN, from the exons ATGGCATCATCATCAACTGGACCGTCCCCTTTGTATTGTGGTCCCGAAGACCCGAGCGTACTTTACTTGCAACCGCATCATATAACTGAAAGTATAATCTCTGGGAATGATACCGACACCTTTCAACCACGCAAATTGGATAATAACATTTTTCAAGCTCCAATGCATGACCGAGTGTTGGGGCATATAGAGCGGATGGGTTTTGGTGGCGTGTACCGTTGTGGAAAGCCAAAAATGTTGGACGCTTCACTTATTGGGGCATTAATTGAGAGGTGGCGTCCCGAGACACACACGTTTCACCTTCCAGTTGGTGAAGCTACAGTGACCCTTCAAGATGTCGAGATGCTTTGGGGTTTAAGGGTTGATGGTGAACCAGTTATCCTTACACAAGTGAACCACACGAGAGAGTACTGGGTGGATACGTGTTTGTCGCTTTTAGGTATAGAACCTAGTCAAGCTGAATTGAAGTTGGGGGGATTTAATGCCACTACACTGAAGGATGTTGTTAGACACCGTCTTGACGACGATCTACCCGAGTATTATTACATGCGGCATGCACGTATATTTGTGCTACTCCTACTAGGTTGTTTGATCCTCCCAGACACTTCGGGGAGAAAAATTCCCTTCCACCACATTCTATTACTAGATGACGAGAATCAGTGTTCACAACTTAGTTGGGGTGCAGCAGCGCTTGCCACTTTATATCACTACCTTTGTGAAGCTTC CAATGGCATCATCATCAACTGGACCGTCCCCTTTGTATTGTGGTCCCGAAGACCCGAGCGTACTTTACTTGCAACCGCATCATATAACTGA
- the LOC125192531 gene encoding PTI1-like tyrosine-protein kinase 1, translating into MVLEVLSGRRAVDNSRPVEECILPSWALYREAREILDLVFHGNISEYSLDMCCNIAKSSLIADLAIPLAELENVKDSFGFGTRGIEAAKGLCYIHGEKALIHRNIKSNNVLIFNGGSTAKITDLHICNPCSCNYPPIRGERPPCKLYHPPEYSKDGDSQGGDVYSFGMVLLELLTGKKPLDPTLPEGMNLVSWATPQLTYDEGIQMVMDDRVGKDYPLVAVKKDGCSCYSCLANESILRPTMNEVLIDLEEALHETQNYAGILSNEQGSEQLLN; encoded by the exons ATGGTGTTAGAAGTATTGAGCGGTAGACGGGCAGTTGATAATAGTCGTCCAGTTGAAGAATGCATCTTGCCTAGTTGGGCTTTATATAGAGAAGCTCGTGAGATTTTAGACCTTGTTTTTCATGGAAACATCTCGGAATATAGCCTCGATATGTGTTGTAATATCGCTAAAAG CTCGTTAATCGCAGATCTTGCCATTCCACTAGCTGAGTTAGAGAACGTGAAAGATTCATTTGGATTTGGAACAAGAGGAA TTGAGGCTGCGAAAGGATTGTGCTACATTCATGGCGAGAAAGCTCTGATTCATCGTAATATCAAATCCAacaatgttttaatttttaatggtGGAAGTACGGCTAAGATAACTGATCTTCATATATGCAATCCATGCTCTTGTAACTATCCTCCTATTCGTGGAGAAAGGCCGCCGTGCAAACTTTATCATCCACCAGA ATATTCGAAAGACGGGGATAGTCAGGGAGGTGATGTTTACAGTTTTGGTATGGTTCTACTCGAACTCTTGACAGGGAAGAAACCACTTGATCCTACATTGCCGGAGGGAATGAACCTTGTGAGTTGGGCAACACCGCAACTAACTTACGATGAAGGGATACAAATGGTTATGGATGATAGAGTCGGAAAAGACTACCCTCTCGTGGCAGTTAAAAAAG ATGGCTGCAGTTGCTATTCATGTCTTGCAAATGAATCCATTCTTCGTCCAACAATGAACGAGGTTTTGATAGATCTCGAAGAAGCTTTACACGAAACACAAAATTATGCCGGAATCTTGAGCAACGAGCAAGGCTCTGAACAACTCTTGAATTGA
- the LOC125218758 gene encoding probable serine/threonine-protein kinase PBL23, producing MESSSSKAKQHCRKFTLNALKLATNNFSATEELGHGGFGTVYKGFIRKENLMVAVKRLNTAKLKEKGFYEEIVALSQIQHSNIVSLIGYCDEDREKIIVYEFIANRTLYDHLHKLLRDGHSLLSLNERLRILIGAARGLYHLHYCIRGGSFIHRDVKSENILLDENHVAKLADFGLAKFVSLDDPHSHVSTGGEGTPGYLDPYYFYNRKLTRASDTYSFGVTMFEVLSGRHVIDDDRPEEEPIFPIWALEKEAHEILDPVLRGSISEDSLKIICNVAKRCLHAEPKQRPEMSEVLAQLELALLTSYNESDNEDNVNMRQVTENLAFAISELEKVTKEVNSMGHGSRGSNVYKGFSSTGEIAIKRYNCQMSEQAFLAQVVTLANLDHENVAKLHGYCMTNDMDYYVYEFALGWSLHDGLHRKFFYQKGIMTWGIRIKIAVEVAKGLCYIHDEKELIHRNIKSSNVLIFEETAKITDLHLSNPCSCKSPVPLRGPRPKCELYHPPEFSKDGDSKAGDVYSFGVVLLELLTGKKPIDSTLPNGMDLVSWATPHLTSEQGNLVRWLTPQLISEEGLQMIVDDRLEKDYPLVAVKMMAGVAVSCLANRPFLRPTMDEVSENLQEALRKTQDYYREILMSNHKAHAPQRSPAATP from the exons ATGGAATCATCATCGTCCAAGGCGAAACAACATTGTCGCAAATTCACTCTAAATGCTCTCAAGTTGGCCACCAATAATTTCAGTGCTACAGAGGAATTAGGGCATGGAGGTTTTGGTACGGTTTATAAAGGTTTCATCCGCAAAGAGAATCTAATGGTAGCGGTGAAGAGGCTAAACACAGCCAAGCTAAAGGAGAAGGGGTTCTATGAGGAGATTGTAGCACTAAGTCAGATCCAGCATAGTAATATTGTCTCTCTCATTGGCTATTGCGACGAGGATAGAGAGAAGATTATTGTATATGAGTTCATAGCGAATCGAACTCTATATGATCACCTCCACAAACTACTAAGGGACGGCCACTCCTTGCTCTCCCTGAATGAACGACTCAGAATCTTAATAGGAGCTGCTCGAGGCTTGTATCATCTTCACTACTGCATCAGGGGAGGCTCATTTATACACCGCGATGTGAAGAGTGAAAATATCCTTCTCGATGAAAATCATGTGGCTAAACTTGCAGATTTTGGATTGGCTAAATTTGTAAGCTTGGATGACCCACATAGCCATGTTAGTACGGGTGGTGAAGGCACGCCTGGATATCTGGATCCGTACTATTTTTACAACAGGAAACTTACAAGGGCTAGTGACACCTATTCTTTTGGAGTGACGATGTTTGAAGTATTGAGTGGTAGACATGTAATTGATGATGATCGTCCTGAGGAAGAACCCATCTTCCCCATTTGGGCTTTAGAGAAAGAAGCTCATGAGATTTTAGACCCAGTTTTACGTGGAAGCATCTCGGAAGATAGCCTCAAGATAATTTGTAATGTAGCTAAAAGATGCTTGCATGCCGAACCAAAGCAGCGGCCGGAAATGAGTGAAGTTCTTGCCCAACTTGAGCTAGCCCTACTCACATCCTATAATGAATCAGACAATGAAGATAATGTTAATATGCGGCAGGTAACTGAAAATTTGGCCTTTGCAATATCAGAGTTGGAAAAAGTGACTAAAGAAGTCAATTCCATGGGTCATGGATCAAGAGGAAGTAATGTTTACAAAGGATTCAGCAGTACTGGAGAAATTGCTATTAAACGGTACAACTGCCAAATGTCAGAACAAGCATTCCTAGCACAG GTTGTCACACTAGCAAATCTGGATCATGAAAATGTGGCAAAGCTACACGGATACTGTATGACTAATGATATGGATTATTATGTGTATGAGTTTGCTCTTGGATGGTCATTACATGACGGTCTACATCGTAAGTTTTTCTACCAAAAAGGAATAATGACATGGGGcataagaattaaaattgcTGTTGAAGTTGCTAAAGGTTTGTGCTACATTCATGACGAGAAAGAACTGATTCATCGCAATATCAAATCCagtaatgttttaatttttgaggAAACCGCTAAAATAACTGATCTTCATCTGTCCAATCCATGTTCTTGTAAGTCACCGGTTCCTCTTCGTGGACCAAGGCCGAAATGCGAACTTTATCATCCACCAGA ATTTTCAAAGGATGGCGATAGTAAGGCTGGTGATGTTTATAGCTTTGGTGTAGTTCTACTTGAACTCTTGACAGGTAAGAAACCAATTGACTCTACATTGCCAAATGGAATGGACCTTGTGAGTTGGGCAACACCACATCTAACTAGTGAGCAAGGGAACCTTGTGAGGTGGTTAACACCACAACTTATTAGTGAGGAAGGATTACAAATGATTGTGGATGATCGACTCGAGAAAGACTATCCTCTCGTGGCAGTTAAAATG ATGGCCGGAGTTGCTGTATCGTGTCTTGCAAATCGACCCTTTCTCCGTCCAACAATGGATGAGGTTTCGGAAAATCTACAGGAAGCTTTACGCAAAACACAAGACTATTACCGGGAAATACTGATGTCAAACCACAAAGCCCATGCACCGCAACGTAGTCCAGCCGCAACACCTTAG
- the LOC125192540 gene encoding pto-interacting protein 1-like encodes MSEVLAQLELALLASQYESVNEEGINMSSLLADLATPLAELENVKDSFGFGTRGSIVYYAHYGTGQGPVHVAIKQCKCQLPEQAFLAQVLTLSKLNHENVAKLLHFCMTIDMDYYVYEFSSGRSLHDILHEELEDVEQPHYLEIIPEFPWSKRIKIAVEAAKGLCYIHDEKTLIHRNIKSSNVLIFNGGSTAKMTDLHICNPCSCNFPPIRGERPPCELYHPPEYSKDGDSQGGDVYSFGMVLLELLTGKKPLDPTLPEGMNLVSWATPQLTYDEGIQMVMDDRVGEDNPLVAVKKMAAIAISRLANESILRPMLNEVLIDLQEALHETQNYYRNLEQRARL; translated from the exons ATGAGTGAAGTTTTGGCCCAGCTAGAGTTAGCCTTACTCGCGTCCCAATATGAATCGGTCAATGAAGAGGGCATTAATATGTCGTCGTTACTCGCAGATCTTGCAACTCCACTAGCTGAGTTAGAGAACGTGAAAGATTCATTTGGATTTGGAACAAGAGGAAGTATCGTTTACTATGCACACTATGGTACCGGACAAGGTCCCGTGCATGTTGCTATTAAACAATGCAAGTGTCAGTTGCCAGAACAAGCATTTCTAGCACAG GTTTTAACACTATCAAAGCTTAATCATGAAAATGTGGCAAAGCTACTTCATTTTTGTATGACAATTGATATGGATTACTATGTATATGAGTTTTCTTCAGGAAGATCTCTACATGACATTCTTCATG AGGAACTAGAAGACGTGGAGCAGCCGCATTACTTGGAGATAATTCCGGAATTCCCATGGtccaaaagaattaaaatcgCAGTTGAGGCTGCGAAAGGATTGTGCTACATTCATGACGAGAAAACTCTGATTCATCGTAATATCAAATCCAgcaatgttttaatttttaatggtGGAAGTACGGCTAAGATGACTGATCTTCATATATGCAATCCATGTTCTTGTAACTTTCCTCCTATTCGTGGAGAAAGGCCGCCGTGCGAACTTTATCATCCACCAGA ATATTCGAAAGACGGGGATAGTCAGGGAGGTGATGTTTACAGCTTCGGTATGGTTCTACTCGAACTCTTGACAGGGAAGAAACCACTTGATCCTACATTGCCGGAGGGAATGAACCTTGTGAGTTGGGCAACACCGCAACTAACTTACGATGAAGGGATACAAATGGTTATGGATGATAGAGTCGGGGAAGACAACCCTCTCGTGGCAGTTAAAAAG ATGGCTGCAATAGCTATATCACGTCTTGCAAATGAATCCATTCTCCGTCCAATGCTGAACGAGGTTTTGATAGATCTCCAAGAAGCTTTACACGAAACACAAAACTATTACCGGAATCTTGAGCAACGAGCAAGGCTCTGA
- the LOC125192551 gene encoding probable L-type lectin-domain containing receptor kinase II.1 encodes MGFDEEIHALTQIKHRNIVSLIGHCNKDDEKILVYEYIDNQTLSDHLHRRLRDGHSEFSWNQRLTILIGVARGLYHLHHCIDIGSFIHSDLKSSNILLDKNLVAKVVDFGLAKYVSLDHPLSYIFTDGKGTCGYMDPYYILTRKLIKDSDTYSFGMVMLEVLSGRQVNDQGRPEGEINLSAWALAKEATDILDPFFHGNIIAYLKEMTPIDAGSRGSMVYWSTIPASGQKVAFKIYKCQVPEQEFLAQVATVSSLNHKNVVKLHGYWMTNDSDYYMFEFASKKSLHYILYGLSWGIRFKIAIDIAKGLSYIHAEKDLIHRNLKSSNVLIFEDGTAKIADLYITNPCACNPKFQFPVRGGTPPFSKDGDTKPGDVYSYGARQPSCRQAPSLCRSAAPPLAAAAPSPPLRSDRPQKQPDTTSTIEQPLYAAPRACQPLQSLPVSAPFLASTRHPLAGVSSTRKEEWETHLHDGEEKREDKLTELNSVWNQQEKVSDSTAKREEEVNKNFPKLIKKETKAEAL; translated from the exons ATGGGGTTTGATGAGGAGATACATGCACTAACACAGATCAAGCATCGCAATATTGTTTCTCTAATTGGTCATTGTAACAAGGACGACGAGAAGATTCTAGTGTACGAATACATAGATAATCAGACACTAAGTGATCACCTCCACAGAAGGTTGAGGGACGGCCACTCAGAGTTCTCGTGGAATCAACGACTTACTATCTTGATAGGAGTTGCACGAGGATTGTATCATCTTCACCATTGCATCGACATCGGCTCATTCATACACAGTGATCTGAAGAGTTCCAACATTCTTTTAGACAAGAATCTCGTGGCTAAAGTTGTAGATTTTGGCTTGGCCAAGTATGTGAGCTTGGATCACCCACTTAGCTATATTTTTACCGATGGTAAGGGCACGTGTGGGTACATGGATCCGTATTATATATTAACTAGGAAGCTTATAAAGGATAGTGACACGTATTCATTTGGGATGGTGATGCTTGAAGTTTTGAGTGGTAGACAGGTCAATGATCAAGGTCGTCCAGAGGGAGAAATCAACTTATCCGCTTGGGCTTTAGCAAAAGAAGCTACGGACATTCTGGATCCATTTTTTCATGGGAACATAATTGCAT ATTTGAAGGAGATGACTCCTATTGATGCAGGATCAAGAGGAAGTATGGTTTATTGGTCAACCATCCCTGCCAGTGGACAGAAAGTTGCTTTTAAAATCTACAAATGTCAGGTTCCAGAACAAGAATTTCTAGCACAG GTTGCGACAGTATCAAGCTTGAATCATAAAAATGTAGTAAAGCTACATGGTTATTGGATGACAAACGATTCTGATTACTACAtgtttgagtttgcttcaaAAAAGTCCTTACATTACATTCTATACG gattgtCATGGGGAATAAGATTTAAGATTGCTATCGACATTGCTAAAGGGCTTTCCTACATTCACGCTGAGAAAGATTTGATTCATCGTAACCTCAAGTCTAGCAATGTGTTAATTTTTGAAGATGGAACTGCCAAGATAGCCGATCTTTATATAACCAACCCGTGTGCTTGTAATCCTAAATTCCAGTTTCCTGTTCGTGGCGGAACGCCACC ATTTTCAAAAGATGGTGATACGAAGCCTGGTGATGTCTACAGCTATGGG GCGCGACAACCCTCCTGCCGGCAAGCACCGAGTCTCTGCCGCTCAGCAGCGCCACCGCTCGCTGCTGCTGCACCGTCACCGCCGCTGCGATCAGATCGTCCGCAAAAGCAGCCAGATACAACGTCGACTATTGAGCAGCCACTCTACGCTGCACCGAGAGCTTGTCAGCCGTTGCAATCGCTGCCCGTGTCAGCTCCATTCTTGGCCTCTACTCGTCATCCACTGGCTGGTGTATCAAGCACAAGGAAAGAGGAGTGGGAAACGCATTTGCACGATGGTGAAGAAAAGAGGGAAGATAAGTTGACAGAACTTAATAGTGTGTGGAATCAACAAGAGAAAGTGAGTGACTCTACTGccaaaagagaagaagaggtcaataaaaattttcccAAGCTGATCAAGAAAGAGACTAAAGCTGAAGCTCTTTGA